In Agromyces archimandritae, one genomic interval encodes:
- a CDS encoding IS481 family transposase, producing the protein MTHANAPLTPEGRRRLAVLIVDDGWTVRRAAERFQCSPATASRWARRYRAGLPLTDRSSRPHSSPGRLPRKTERRILALRFVRRWGPHRIAYHLGLHRSTVGRVLARYRMPKLANIDQATGLPVRKPKPVRYEVAKPGQLVHVDIKKQGRIPDGGGWRVHGRGSAQDRHAGLARDKAARAGAAGSRGYRYLHHAVDDYSRVAYSEILDDERKETAAGFWNRANAFFTGLGVTVTAVMTDNGACYRSHAFADALGENVKHKWTKPYRPQTNGKVERFNRTLAAEWAYAKPYTSEAERTAAYDTWLHDYNHHRPHTGIGGQTPSQRVHNVTGKYT; encoded by the coding sequence GTGACTCACGCTAACGCGCCCTTGACGCCGGAGGGGCGTCGACGTCTTGCCGTTCTGATCGTCGATGACGGTTGGACTGTCCGCCGTGCGGCCGAACGCTTTCAGTGTTCGCCGGCGACGGCATCTCGGTGGGCTCGCCGGTACCGCGCCGGCCTGCCGCTGACCGACCGTAGTTCGAGGCCTCACTCGTCACCGGGCCGGCTGCCGCGCAAGACAGAACGGCGAATCCTCGCGTTGCGGTTCGTCCGTCGGTGGGGGCCGCACCGGATCGCGTATCACCTGGGGCTGCACCGTTCCACGGTCGGCCGGGTGCTCGCACGGTATCGGATGCCGAAGCTGGCGAACATCGACCAGGCCACAGGGCTGCCCGTCCGCAAGCCCAAGCCGGTGCGTTACGAAGTCGCCAAACCGGGTCAGTTGGTGCATGTGGACATCAAGAAGCAAGGCCGGATCCCCGACGGCGGCGGCTGGCGCGTCCACGGCCGCGGGTCCGCCCAGGACCGCCACGCTGGCCTCGCCCGCGACAAAGCCGCCCGGGCCGGCGCGGCAGGTTCACGCGGCTACCGCTACCTGCACCACGCCGTGGACGACTACTCACGGGTCGCGTACTCGGAGATCCTCGACGACGAACGCAAAGAGACCGCCGCCGGGTTCTGGAACCGCGCGAACGCGTTCTTCACCGGCCTCGGGGTGACAGTGACCGCGGTAATGACCGACAACGGTGCCTGCTACCGCTCCCACGCCTTCGCCGACGCCCTCGGCGAGAACGTGAAGCACAAGTGGACCAAGCCCTACCGGCCCCAGACCAACGGCAAAGTCGAACGGTTCAACCGAACCCTCGCCGCCGAATGGGCCTACGCGAAGCCCTACACCAGCGAAGCCGAACGAACCGCCGCCTACGACACCTGGCTCCATGACTACAATCACCACAGACCCCACACCGGCATCGGCGGCCAAACACCCTCACAACGCGTTCACAACGTCACGGGGAAGTACACCTAG